A genomic stretch from Bradyrhizobium sp. 195 includes:
- a CDS encoding sensor histidine kinase — MSGRIFTAPIKSDWPITVARLILCLLFWGALRPAALAAERNEPKRVLLLHSFGRDFRPWSEYARSIKAELKRQSPWPLDIQEHTLLTARFNDPGPEAPFVNYLGSLYQGAPPDIVLSIGAPAARFVQGYRAKLFPKTPAVLTVVEQRLVNGLDLTDDDVVVAVRNDFMAAFGNILQVLPDTKTVAVVIGASPLEKFWIDEVKRELKPLAGRLDLIWYSDLPFEEILKSASTLPPHTVLFWGLMSVDAAGIVHEGDIALRSLHAVANAPIFSYQEPFFGGSSVGGPMHSVGETSSKTIDAAIRILRGEKPANIKYEAIELGPPKYDWREIHRWGISESNLPPGSEVLFREPRMWERYRWQIAMIAAVFLVQGGLISGLLHERRRRRLADVESRQRLAELAHLSRYAAAGEMTTSIAHELNQPLGSILTNAETAELMLKSASPNLDELRAILADIRRDDQRASEVIRRLRSMLKKTPFEVRDVQLNSTIREVVGFVADLAQGRGVVLSYAPATSELYVRGDPIHLQQVLLNLIINALDATAEAQTSKREISVALSRTGSFAEVRVRDTGPGVRADDLKTIFNPFFTTKPQGMGMGLAIVRTIVEVHHGTVSAENLPPGGAVFTVKLPILRSTFALQQGD, encoded by the coding sequence ATGAGCGGGCGCATCTTCACAGCCCCGATCAAGTCGGATTGGCCGATCACGGTTGCCCGGCTCATTCTTTGCCTGCTGTTTTGGGGGGCTCTGCGGCCTGCGGCGCTCGCCGCCGAGCGCAATGAACCCAAACGGGTTTTGCTGCTCCATTCCTTCGGTCGGGATTTCCGGCCTTGGAGCGAATATGCGCGGAGCATCAAGGCCGAACTCAAGCGGCAGTCGCCATGGCCGCTCGACATCCAGGAGCACACGCTTCTCACTGCGCGCTTCAACGATCCTGGGCCGGAAGCGCCCTTCGTCAACTATCTCGGCTCGCTTTACCAGGGCGCGCCTCCCGACATCGTCCTCAGCATCGGAGCGCCCGCGGCGCGGTTCGTGCAGGGATACCGCGCAAAGCTCTTCCCCAAAACGCCGGCGGTGCTGACCGTCGTCGAGCAGCGGCTGGTGAACGGCCTCGACCTTACTGACGACGACGTTGTCGTGGCGGTCCGCAACGATTTCATGGCCGCCTTCGGCAACATCCTTCAGGTCCTGCCGGACACCAAGACGGTCGCCGTCGTCATCGGTGCCTCACCGCTCGAGAAGTTCTGGATCGATGAGGTGAAGCGGGAGCTAAAGCCCCTGGCGGGCCGGCTTGACCTCATCTGGTATTCGGATCTGCCGTTCGAGGAGATCCTGAAGAGCGCGTCAACGCTTCCGCCCCACACAGTACTGTTCTGGGGCCTGATGTCGGTCGATGCCGCAGGCATCGTTCACGAAGGCGACATCGCCTTGCGCAGCCTGCACGCGGTCGCCAACGCGCCGATCTTTTCCTACCAGGAGCCCTTCTTCGGCGGGAGCAGCGTCGGCGGCCCGATGCATTCGGTTGGCGAGACCAGTTCGAAGACCATCGATGCCGCTATCCGCATCCTTCGCGGGGAGAAGCCCGCCAACATCAAATACGAAGCAATTGAACTCGGGCCACCAAAATACGACTGGCGCGAGATTCATCGCTGGGGCATCAGCGAGAGCAATTTGCCGCCGGGAAGCGAGGTTCTGTTTCGCGAGCCGCGAATGTGGGAGCGGTATCGTTGGCAGATCGCAATGATCGCAGCGGTGTTCCTGGTCCAGGGCGGGCTGATCAGCGGATTGCTGCACGAGCGTCGCCGCCGCCGGCTGGCTGACGTCGAGTCGCGGCAGCGCCTCGCGGAGCTCGCGCATCTCAGCCGTTATGCGGCCGCCGGAGAGATGACGACTTCCATAGCGCACGAGCTTAACCAGCCACTCGGCTCGATCCTGACCAACGCCGAGACAGCGGAGCTCATGCTGAAGAGCGCCTCTCCCAACCTCGATGAACTCAGAGCGATCCTGGCTGATATCAGGCGCGACGACCAGCGAGCCAGCGAAGTGATCCGACGGCTGCGCAGCATGCTGAAAAAGACTCCCTTCGAGGTGCGTGACGTTCAACTGAACAGTACCATCCGCGAGGTCGTGGGTTTCGTCGCTGATCTGGCGCAGGGACGTGGCGTCGTACTGAGCTACGCTCCCGCGACGAGCGAGCTTTATGTTCGGGGCGACCCGATTCATCTTCAACAGGTCCTTCTCAACCTCATCATCAATGCGCTGGATGCGACTGCTGAGGCTCAGACAAGCAAGCGAGAAATCAGCGTGGCCCTGAGTCGTACGGGGAGCTTTGCCGAGGTCAGGGTCCGTGACACCGGTCCCGGCGTCCGGGCGGATGATCTCAAGACGATCTTCAATCCGTTCTTCACCACCAAGCCGCAGGGAATGGGCATGGGACTGGCGATCGTCCGTACCATCGTCGAGGTGCACCACGGAACGGTTTCGGCGGAAAATCTGCCGCCCGGTGGAGCTGTGTTCACGGTCAAGCTTCCGATCCTGCGATCGACCTTCGCGTTGCAGCAGGGCGATTGA
- a CDS encoding aspartate:alanine exchanger family transporter: MQGFFSFLQHNPYLLLFFVVGLAVWIGRASIKGYGLGMVAGAIVVGAGLSVWASIYGVKLELNTFAKSLFYYLFMYGVGLRVGPSFINSLRGDGLKFVVLATVSSVIGLALVVIFAKLFALPPGAAGGMLAGSQTMSAAIGSAEQAVTSGVVKLPEGMKPEDAAGMIALSYGITYIWGTVGIILICKYLPRWWGVDAKAAAKQYEAEFGVKDLEGGGLTGYRQFGLRAYRLENPAQVGMSIAKFRAMNPEYRIVNVGRNGEPQGADPDLVLRKGDIVALGGSTEHLTDKMGLIGPEVADAKTLGIPMDQADILVTNKEMVGRTFESFRETAIAGQLQVTKVERGGVQIPAGLKTELQRMDIVSVVGLKSAVNELGDMWGRIARTNTSTDLLTLATGMILGFLIGMIEFPAFGAKIGLGNAGGLLLSGVIVSSAVSRLRFFGNTPNAARNVLEDLGLVVFVAIVGINAGAGLLSQLTGAVALKIFIAGFIACTVPPFIVWAIGYHVFKINPAVLMGGVAGARSHSGPCREAAVEIQSSVPWIGFPVGYAVSGILLTIFGYFAMILAQ, translated from the coding sequence ATGCAAGGTTTCTTCTCTTTTTTGCAGCACAATCCTTATCTGCTGCTGTTCTTCGTCGTCGGGCTCGCCGTCTGGATCGGACGGGCCAGCATCAAGGGTTACGGCCTCGGCATGGTCGCCGGCGCCATCGTGGTGGGCGCGGGCCTCTCGGTCTGGGCCTCGATCTACGGCGTCAAGCTCGAGCTGAACACGTTTGCGAAGAGCCTGTTCTACTATCTCTTCATGTACGGCGTCGGCCTGCGGGTCGGCCCGTCCTTCATCAACAGCTTGAGGGGCGACGGACTTAAGTTTGTCGTCCTGGCGACGGTGTCGAGCGTAATTGGTCTGGCGCTTGTCGTTATTTTTGCAAAACTCTTCGCATTGCCGCCGGGGGCGGCCGGCGGCATGCTGGCGGGCTCACAGACCATGTCGGCCGCGATCGGTTCAGCCGAGCAGGCGGTGACATCAGGCGTCGTCAAGCTGCCGGAGGGCATGAAACCCGAAGATGCCGCGGGCATGATCGCGCTGTCCTACGGCATTACGTACATCTGGGGCACCGTCGGCATCATCCTGATCTGCAAGTATTTGCCGCGCTGGTGGGGCGTCGACGCAAAGGCCGCCGCGAAGCAGTACGAGGCGGAGTTCGGCGTCAAGGATCTCGAAGGCGGCGGCCTGACCGGCTATCGCCAATTCGGGCTGCGTGCCTACCGGCTGGAGAATCCGGCGCAGGTCGGCATGAGCATTGCAAAATTCCGCGCGATGAATCCTGAATACCGTATCGTCAACGTGGGGCGCAACGGTGAGCCGCAAGGAGCCGATCCCGATCTCGTCCTCCGAAAGGGCGACATTGTCGCGCTGGGCGGCTCGACCGAGCATCTCACCGACAAAATGGGATTGATCGGCCCGGAGGTCGCGGATGCCAAGACCCTGGGTATTCCCATGGACCAGGCCGACATTCTCGTCACTAACAAGGAGATGGTGGGACGCACCTTCGAGTCTTTCCGCGAAACGGCAATCGCCGGCCAATTGCAGGTCACCAAAGTCGAGCGCGGCGGCGTGCAGATACCCGCCGGTCTCAAGACCGAGTTGCAACGAATGGACATCGTCTCTGTGGTCGGCCTGAAGTCCGCCGTCAACGAGCTCGGTGACATGTGGGGCCGCATCGCGCGCACCAACACCTCCACCGACCTGCTGACGCTGGCCACCGGGATGATCCTCGGCTTCCTGATCGGGATGATCGAATTCCCGGCCTTCGGCGCCAAGATCGGCCTCGGAAATGCCGGCGGCCTGCTGCTGTCTGGCGTCATCGTGTCCTCGGCCGTGTCGCGGCTGCGCTTCTTCGGCAACACCCCCAACGCTGCGCGCAACGTGCTGGAGGATCTCGGCCTCGTCGTCTTCGTCGCCATCGTCGGCATCAACGCCGGAGCGGGATTGCTCTCACAGCTCACGGGCGCCGTGGCCTTGAAGATCTTCATCGCCGGCTTCATCGCCTGCACCGTCCCGCCCTTCATCGTCTGGGCGATCGGCTATCACGTCTTCAAGATCAACCCCGCAGTGCTGATGGGCGGGGTGGCCGGGGCGAGGTCGCATTCCGGTCCGTGCCGTGAGGCCGCGGTCGAGATCCAGAGCTCCGTGCCCTGGATCGGATTCCCGGTCGGCTATGCCGTCTCGGGCATCCTGCTCACCATCTTCGGCTACTTCGCAATGATCTTGGCGCAATGA
- a CDS encoding HlyD family secretion protein, translating into MFELMFCSLLTILPDYLYRRYVQGKRFGKEITFFSVWYELRWGITGCLMLTVSLITMIFYFHPSTTSAALYFRTVPILPEGSGRVAEVKVGFSAPVKQGDVLFTLDSSKQQAALETAKRKVAEVDASMTAAQSDVVKAEAQIQEAKASYQQAKDELDTKSDLQRRNPGIVPQRDIEKLQVLVDQRQAGVDAAKAVKESETLQVSTLIPAQKASAEAALAQAQVDLDKTFIRAGIDGRVEQFLIRTGDVVNQLMRPAGVLVPEGAGRKSLQAGFGQIEAQVMKEGMVAEATCISRPWVIIPMVVTTVQDYIAAGQFRAGEQLIDPQNIVRPGTILVFLEPLYKGGLDGVTPGSSCIVNAYTSNHEEISAEGTSTGRKIALHVVDGVGLVHALLLRIQALLLPIKTLVLSGH; encoded by the coding sequence ATGTTTGAGCTCATGTTCTGCTCTCTCCTCACAATACTGCCAGATTACCTCTATCGCCGGTATGTCCAGGGCAAACGTTTCGGCAAGGAGATCACCTTCTTCTCGGTCTGGTATGAGCTGCGATGGGGCATCACGGGTTGCTTGATGCTCACGGTCTCGCTGATCACCATGATCTTCTACTTCCATCCGTCCACCACCTCGGCAGCGCTCTATTTTCGCACTGTGCCGATCCTGCCTGAGGGATCGGGACGGGTGGCCGAGGTCAAGGTTGGTTTCAGCGCGCCGGTGAAGCAGGGCGACGTGCTGTTCACGCTCGATAGTTCCAAGCAGCAGGCTGCGCTCGAGACGGCAAAGCGCAAGGTTGCCGAGGTCGATGCATCAATGACGGCGGCGCAATCCGATGTGGTCAAGGCCGAAGCCCAAATCCAGGAGGCAAAGGCCAGTTATCAGCAAGCCAAGGACGAACTCGACACGAAGTCCGACCTTCAGCGCCGCAATCCCGGTATCGTGCCGCAGCGTGATATTGAGAAGCTCCAGGTTCTGGTCGATCAGCGCCAGGCCGGAGTGGACGCGGCGAAAGCCGTAAAGGAATCGGAGACGCTGCAAGTATCGACTTTGATTCCTGCGCAGAAGGCGAGCGCAGAGGCTGCTCTCGCCCAAGCCCAGGTCGATCTCGACAAGACCTTTATCCGAGCCGGTATCGACGGACGCGTCGAACAGTTCCTGATCCGCACAGGCGACGTCGTCAACCAGTTGATGCGGCCCGCCGGTGTGCTGGTTCCCGAGGGAGCTGGCCGGAAGTCTCTGCAGGCAGGCTTCGGTCAGATTGAGGCCCAGGTGATGAAGGAAGGCATGGTGGCGGAGGCGACCTGCATCTCCAGGCCTTGGGTGATCATTCCGATGGTTGTCACGACAGTGCAGGACTATATCGCCGCCGGGCAGTTCCGCGCAGGCGAGCAATTGATCGATCCGCAAAACATCGTGCGTCCCGGCACGATCCTTGTGTTCCTGGAGCCGCTCTACAAGGGAGGGCTGGACGGCGTCACGCCGGGCAGCAGTTGCATCGTCAATGCCTACACCAGCAACCACGAAGAAATATCTGCCGAGGGCACCAGTACCGGCCGCAAGATCGCGCTGCATGTCGTCGATGGCGTCGGCCTGGTACACGCCTTGCTCCTGCGCATCCAGGCGCTGCTGCTTCCCATCAAGACGCTGGTTCTGAGCGGGCACTGA
- the ppk2 gene encoding polyphosphate kinase 2, with protein sequence MAKDDSSERMKRKDYEKELEKLQVELCHLQDYVRQNKLRVIVLFEGRDAAGKGGTIKAITEKVSPRVFRVVALPAPSDREKTQLFFQRYMEQFPAGGEIVIFDRSWYNRAGVEYVMGFCTPAEHDRFLSLCPQMEKYVIDGGIILIKFWLEVGMDEQERRFKARIDDPVRQWKLSPMDLESYRRWYDYSRARDLMLRKTSTKDAPWYIIRSDDKRRARLNCIAHLLKSIPHKPIKKDRIRLPKRSDKGHYNDQAGLRGMNFVAEQY encoded by the coding sequence ATGGCCAAGGACGACTCCTCTGAGCGGATGAAGCGCAAGGATTACGAGAAGGAGCTGGAAAAACTCCAGGTCGAGCTGTGTCACCTCCAGGATTATGTGAGGCAGAACAAGCTCCGTGTCATCGTCCTTTTCGAAGGTCGCGACGCGGCCGGCAAAGGCGGCACGATCAAGGCGATAACCGAGAAGGTCAGCCCGCGCGTATTTCGCGTCGTGGCATTGCCGGCACCTTCGGACCGTGAGAAGACGCAGCTCTTCTTCCAACGCTACATGGAGCAGTTTCCCGCCGGCGGCGAGATCGTGATCTTCGACCGAAGCTGGTACAACCGCGCCGGCGTCGAATACGTGATGGGCTTCTGCACACCCGCCGAGCACGATCGCTTCCTGTCGCTGTGTCCGCAAATGGAAAAATACGTCATCGACGGCGGCATCATCCTGATCAAGTTCTGGCTGGAGGTCGGGATGGACGAGCAGGAACGCCGCTTCAAGGCGCGCATCGACGACCCGGTCCGGCAATGGAAACTGAGCCCGATGGACCTGGAATCGTATCGGCGCTGGTATGATTATTCGCGAGCCCGCGACCTGATGCTCCGGAAAACGAGCACGAAAGACGCGCCGTGGTATATCATCCGCTCCGACGACAAGCGCCGGGCGCGGCTGAACTGCATCGCGCATCTCCTGAAGTCCATCCCGCACAAGCCCATCAAGAAGGACAGGATCAGACTGCCGAAACGCTCCGACAAGGGGCACTATAACGACCAGGCGGGCTTGCGCGGGATGAATTTCGTCGCAGAGCAATATTGA
- a CDS encoding DUF3300 domain-containing protein has translation MRGCAKALVTLALLTAMPVVASAQTADNPAAPVAQTQPGSPPPPSAELLKPEQLEALVAPVALYPDELLANVLAASTYPLEVVQADRWLKERKSLKGDALRAEVEKQAWDDSVKALASTAEVLTMMSDKLDWTKNLGDAFLAQQADVMDAIQRLRTKAYDNKKLVTTKQQKVSVKTQENKQVVVIEPAEPGTMYVPYYEPAAVYGAWPYAEYPPYYFGYPSYIGAGVVAAGLAFGTAWAIGRWGNYWGGGCNWGNRNVYVNHRNTNINTGWQHNAAHRQGVRYNNANVQQRFGNNNLKTGAADRMDFRGRDGNQVLRPDQGVRDRAGDGAGDRGGPGDRAGDRAGDRAGDRAGNRGDRPGDRAGAAGAKGGGDRAKNAGKGGGDRAKAANRAGGGAANRGGGGNRGGAMNVSSGRSAAAASARGRSSMASIPRGGGGGPSMAGRGGGGGMSMGGGGGFRGGGGGGGRGGGGGLRSDMALKHDVVLLGYLGNGLGYYRFSYVGSDKAYVGVMAQEVEQVMPNAVTRGSDGYLRVYYEKLGLTFRTYRDWLAGGAKIPAEVSP, from the coding sequence ATGCGTGGTTGTGCGAAAGCTCTGGTGACGCTTGCGCTATTGACCGCTATGCCGGTCGTCGCCTCGGCGCAGACAGCAGACAATCCTGCAGCTCCAGTAGCTCAAACGCAGCCGGGGAGCCCGCCGCCGCCGAGCGCCGAACTCCTGAAGCCTGAACAGCTCGAAGCGCTAGTCGCGCCGGTCGCCCTCTATCCCGACGAATTATTGGCAAATGTGCTGGCGGCCTCGACCTATCCGCTGGAAGTCGTGCAGGCCGATCGCTGGCTGAAGGAGCGCAAGTCGCTGAAGGGCGATGCGCTCAGGGCCGAGGTCGAGAAGCAGGCATGGGATGACAGCGTCAAGGCGCTGGCGAGCACTGCAGAGGTGCTGACCATGATGAGCGACAAGCTCGACTGGACCAAGAATCTCGGGGACGCCTTTCTTGCCCAGCAGGCAGATGTGATGGATGCGATCCAGCGATTGCGCACCAAGGCCTATGACAACAAGAAGCTCGTTACGACCAAGCAGCAGAAGGTCAGCGTCAAGACGCAAGAGAACAAGCAGGTGGTCGTCATCGAACCGGCCGAGCCCGGGACGATGTACGTGCCATATTACGAGCCAGCCGCCGTTTATGGGGCATGGCCTTACGCGGAATACCCGCCCTACTATTTCGGCTATCCCTCTTATATCGGCGCAGGCGTTGTCGCGGCTGGTCTTGCGTTCGGCACCGCCTGGGCTATCGGACGCTGGGGCAATTACTGGGGCGGCGGCTGCAACTGGGGCAACCGCAACGTCTACGTCAACCATCGCAACACCAACATTAACACCGGCTGGCAGCACAATGCGGCGCACCGTCAGGGCGTGCGCTACAACAACGCCAATGTTCAGCAGCGGTTCGGTAACAACAATCTAAAGACTGGCGCGGCGGACCGGATGGATTTCCGCGGCCGCGACGGCAACCAGGTGCTGCGGCCGGATCAAGGAGTGCGTGACCGCGCGGGCGACGGTGCTGGTGATCGTGGTGGCCCGGGTGATCGCGCTGGTGACCGGGCCGGAGATCGCGCGGGTGACCGTGCCGGCAATCGTGGCGATCGGCCGGGCGACCGCGCCGGTGCTGCGGGCGCCAAGGGCGGCGGTGACCGCGCTAAGAATGCTGGCAAGGGCGGCGGCGATCGCGCCAAGGCCGCTAACCGCGCAGGTGGCGGTGCGGCCAACCGTGGCGGAGGCGGCAATCGTGGCGGCGCGATGAACGTTTCCTCCGGCCGATCGGCGGCCGCGGCATCGGCACGTGGGCGATCCAGCATGGCCAGCATACCCCGCGGTGGCGGCGGCGGACCGAGCATGGCCGGTCGTGGCGGTGGTGGCGGGATGTCGATGGGTGGCGGCGGTGGCTTCCGCGGTGGAGGCGGAGGAGGCGGGCGCGGCGGTGGTGGTGGCCTGCGCTCCGATATGGCGCTGAAGCACGACGTCGTCCTGCTCGGCTATCTCGGCAACGGCCTCGGCTATTACCGCTTCAGCTACGTCGGCAGCGACAAGGCCTATGTCGGTGTCATGGCGCAGGAGGTCGAGCAGGTGATGCCGAACGCCGTAACGCGCGGAAGCGACGGATATCTGCGCGTGTACTACGAGAAGCTCGGACTGACATTCCGCACCTACCGCGACTGGCTCGCCGGCGGCGCGAAGATCCCCGCGGAGGTGTCACCATGA
- a CDS encoding DUF2092 domain-containing protein — protein MKKKEFLRAKCRASSAIAAAAVIVAATASARADDPAKLLKSMTDYLGAQNTLSAAFDSDIEVITPELQKIQFASSGQLKLSRPDKLRVRRTGGYADIELIYDGKTVSLYGNDAKSYIQAEAPGTVDQMIATMQASSGLGMPGTDLILSNAFDELMASASEGKHIGQGVVDGVECEHLAFRNPEIDWQIWIEQGAKPVPRKYVITSKTLSGAPQYTLRIRDWKTDAFADADTFIFKAPAGATKVGLDSVAIAEFDELPPGTPSGAKK, from the coding sequence ATGAAGAAGAAAGAATTCCTTCGCGCAAAATGCCGCGCCAGCTCGGCGATTGCCGCAGCAGCGGTGATAGTTGCCGCGACCGCTTCGGCCCGCGCTGACGATCCAGCCAAGCTCCTGAAATCCATGACTGACTATCTCGGCGCGCAGAACACACTGTCCGCTGCCTTCGACAGCGACATCGAGGTCATTACGCCGGAGCTGCAGAAGATCCAGTTTGCGAGCTCGGGTCAGCTCAAATTGAGCCGGCCCGACAAGCTCCGCGTCAGGCGCACCGGCGGCTATGCCGATATCGAATTGATCTATGACGGCAAGACGGTCTCGCTCTACGGCAACGATGCCAAGTCCTATATTCAGGCGGAGGCGCCGGGCACGGTGGACCAGATGATCGCGACGATGCAAGCCAGCTCGGGCCTCGGCATGCCCGGCACCGACCTCATCCTCTCCAACGCTTTCGACGAGCTAATGGCCAGCGCCAGCGAAGGCAAGCATATCGGCCAAGGCGTAGTCGATGGCGTCGAATGTGAGCACCTTGCTTTTCGGAACCCCGAAATCGACTGGCAGATCTGGATCGAGCAGGGTGCTAAGCCAGTGCCGCGGAAATACGTGATCACCAGCAAGACGCTCTCAGGTGCGCCCCAATACACGCTGCGGATCAGGGACTGGAAGACCGATGCTTTTGCGGATGCCGACACATTCATCTTCAAGGCCCCTGCGGGCGCGACCAAGGTCGGTCTCGATTCCGTCGCGATAGCCGAATTCGACGAACTCCCTCCCGGAACTCCGTCAGGAGCAAAGAAATGA
- a CDS encoding decarboxylase: MSKDTKLAQKRIDQFFSGPGARADDWRDLVEAAKTWARVGNRAAYDAALADLCIIEEFHGYPGLQLMAALREAAAAGDGATSFALATRIAQALATRSFRQHAGDWSAKDDGNGDAPELVPPSFGAHAARRPYFETLIVTGVSPGQWPTLAAEWRKLRRPVDAFVYEPVIVGSLEDAFCATMLNPNIGAVIINEGFGLRSRHNAPVLRSIMATAGLNDETDGSALRLAQIIKRVRPELDLYMISNRDVEELAGNSEADVVRRIFYSVEELLELHLSILEGIQDRYDTPFFDNLKKYAQRPIGTFHALPIARGKSIFKSDWIRDMGEFYGPNLFLAESSATTGGLDSMLEPTGNIKKAQEKAARALGADRVFFVTNGTSTSNKMAVQALLAPGDIAIVDRNCHKSHHYGMVLAGAQPLYVEAFPMTEYSMYGAVPLKTIKQALLGAKADGRLDRVKLLDLTNCTFDGHIYNTRRVMEECLAIKPDLIFLWDEAWFGFARFSPFLRRRTGLGAANEIEAWMRDPKSVAAYEKQQTELGKNPSDEVLLKTRLIPDPRQIRLRVYQTNSTHKSMSAIRQGSMLSVKDVEFHTVEQQFKEAVFTHASTSPNQQLIASLDISRRQMELEGYGLVANAIEIAFAIRQAVNNNPLISKYFRILGADVMVPAQYRQSGFTDFLAPGVNWANTLKSLDDDEFCLDPTRMTLVCGMAGYDGTQFKGILANEYNIQVNKTSRNSVLVQSNINNTRSDVAHLIRVLAEVAGEIDRGLAQGGANARKTFEARVTSLMKDVPDLPNFSHFHPSFRGDAGAKTNEGDIRTGFYAAYDVAGCEHLRLSDPEIDRRLKAGPELVSANFVIPYPPGFPIMVPGQVITQETIDFMRKLDVKEIHGYDAKEGLKLVRTEALAKLGKPKPGTQPKLKAAS; the protein is encoded by the coding sequence ATGTCCAAGGACACCAAACTCGCGCAAAAGCGCATCGACCAGTTTTTTTCGGGGCCGGGGGCACGGGCGGACGACTGGCGTGATCTCGTGGAGGCTGCGAAGACTTGGGCGCGGGTGGGCAATCGCGCGGCTTACGATGCGGCGCTGGCCGATCTCTGCATCATCGAGGAATTTCACGGCTATCCCGGTCTGCAGTTGATGGCGGCGCTGCGGGAAGCTGCCGCCGCCGGCGACGGAGCGACCTCGTTCGCCCTTGCGACGAGGATTGCCCAGGCGCTGGCCACGCGATCCTTCCGCCAGCATGCTGGCGACTGGAGTGCCAAGGATGATGGCAATGGCGATGCGCCCGAACTAGTGCCGCCGAGCTTCGGCGCGCACGCGGCGCGCCGGCCCTATTTCGAGACCCTAATCGTGACCGGTGTGTCACCCGGCCAGTGGCCGACGCTCGCCGCCGAATGGCGCAAGCTGCGGCGTCCCGTCGATGCCTTCGTCTATGAACCCGTCATCGTCGGCAGCCTAGAGGACGCCTTCTGCGCGACGATGCTCAATCCGAACATCGGAGCAGTCATCATCAACGAGGGCTTTGGCCTTCGTTCGCGGCATAACGCCCCGGTGCTGCGTTCGATCATGGCTACAGCCGGTCTGAACGACGAAACCGACGGGTCGGCGCTGCGGCTCGCTCAGATCATCAAGCGCGTCAGGCCCGAGCTCGATCTCTACATGATCTCGAACCGCGACGTGGAAGAGCTCGCCGGCAATTCCGAGGCGGACGTGGTTCGCCGCATCTTCTATTCCGTCGAAGAACTTCTGGAGCTGCACCTGTCGATCCTCGAAGGTATCCAGGATCGCTACGACACGCCGTTCTTCGACAATCTGAAGAAATACGCCCAGCGCCCTATCGGCACGTTCCACGCGCTGCCGATCGCTCGCGGCAAATCCATTTTCAAGTCCGACTGGATCCGCGACATGGGCGAATTCTACGGCCCGAACCTGTTCCTCGCCGAGAGCAGCGCCACCACCGGTGGCCTCGACAGCATGTTGGAGCCGACCGGCAACATCAAGAAGGCGCAGGAGAAGGCGGCGAGGGCGCTCGGAGCCGACCGGGTCTTTTTTGTCACCAACGGCACCTCGACGTCGAACAAGATGGCGGTGCAGGCGTTGCTCGCGCCGGGCGACATCGCAATCGTCGATCGCAACTGCCACAAGTCGCATCACTACGGAATGGTGCTGGCCGGAGCGCAACCGCTCTATGTCGAAGCGTTCCCGATGACGGAATATTCGATGTATGGCGCGGTGCCGCTGAAGACGATCAAGCAGGCGCTGCTCGGGGCCAAGGCCGACGGCCGGCTCGACCGCGTCAAGCTGCTCGACCTGACCAACTGCACCTTCGACGGTCACATCTACAATACCCGCCGGGTAATGGAGGAATGTCTCGCGATCAAGCCGGACCTGATCTTCCTCTGGGACGAAGCCTGGTTCGGCTTCGCGCGCTTCTCGCCGTTCCTGCGCCGCCGCACCGGTCTCGGCGCCGCCAACGAGATCGAGGCGTGGATGCGCGATCCGAAGTCGGTCGCGGCCTATGAGAAGCAGCAGACCGAGCTCGGCAAAAATCCATCCGACGAGGTGCTGCTCAAGACCCGGCTCATCCCCGACCCGAGGCAAATCCGCCTGCGCGTCTACCAGACCAACTCGACCCACAAGTCGATGTCGGCGATCCGCCAGGGGTCGATGCTTTCGGTCAAGGACGTTGAATTCCACACGGTCGAACAGCAGTTCAAGGAAGCGGTGTTTACCCATGCCTCGACCAGCCCGAACCAGCAGCTGATCGCCAGCCTCGACATCTCGCGGCGGCAGATGGAGCTGGAGGGCTACGGCCTCGTCGCCAATGCGATCGAAATCGCGTTCGCGATCCGCCAGGCGGTCAACAACAATCCGCTGATCTCGAAATATTTCCGTATCCTCGGTGCCGACGTCATGGTGCCGGCACAATACCGCCAGAGTGGCTTCACCGACTTTCTCGCCCCCGGCGTCAACTGGGCGAATACGCTCAAGAGCCTGGACGACGACGAGTTCTGCCTCGACCCGACCCGCATGACGCTGGTGTGCGGCATGGCCGGCTATGACGGCACGCAGTTCAAGGGCATTCTCGCCAACGAGTATAATATCCAGGTCAACAAGACCTCGCGCAACTCGGTCCTGGTCCAGTCCAACATCAACAACACCCGCAGCGACGTTGCGCATCTCATTCGCGTCCTCGCCGAGGTCGCAGGCGAGATTGACCGAGGTCTGGCCCAGGGCGGCGCCAATGCCAGGAAGACCTTCGAGGCACGGGTCACGAGCCTGATGAAGGACGTGCCTGATCTGCCGAACTTCTCGCATTTCCACCCGAGCTTCCGCGGCGATGCAGGCGCCAAGACCAACGAAGGCGACATCCGCACCGGCTTCTACGCCGCCTATGACGTCGCAGGTTGCGAGCATCTCCGTCTCAGCGATCCCGAGATCGACCGGCGGCTGAAGGCCGGTCCCGAACTGGTCTCCGCCAATTTCGTGATCCCGTATCCGCCGGGCTTCCCGATCATGGTGCCCGGCCAGGTCATCACCCAGGAGACCATCGACTTCATGCGCAAGCTCGATGTGAAGGAAATTCACGGCTACGACGCCAAGGAAGGCCTGAAGCTCGTACGCACGGAGGCCTTGGCGAAACTCGGCAAGCCGAAGCCCGGCACGCAGCCGAAGCTCAAGGCCGCGTCATAA